One Pelecanus crispus isolate bPelCri1 chromosome 14, bPelCri1.pri, whole genome shotgun sequence genomic window carries:
- the RALY gene encoding RNA-binding protein Raly, translated as MSLKVQTSNITNKNDPKSINSRVFIGNLNTAVVKKSDVETIFSKYGRVVGCSVHKGYAFVQYSNERHARAAVLGENGRVLAGQTLDINMAGEPKPNRPKGLKRAASALYSGYDFDYDYYRDDFYDRLFEYRGRVSPVPRVVPVKRPRVTIPLVRRVKATLPVKLFARSAAIANSSAKLKLKCSELQTIKTELTQIKSNIDALLGRLEQIAEEQKMSAEVRKKADGSKSEISQEDTASEAEVNTEEPLNGDEGEEEGLARDECEDELENSHYTDAEDARLQ; from the exons ATGTCATTGAAGGTGCAGACAAGCAACATCACGAACAAGAATGACCCCAAGTCCATCAACTCCAGAGTCTTCATTGGCAATCTCAACACAGCCGTGGTCAAGAAGTCAGATGTGGAGACCATTTTCTCCAAGTATGGCCGAGTGGTGGGCTGCTCCGTTCACAAGGGCTACGCCTTCGTACAGTACTCAAATGAGAGGCACGCGCGTGCCGCTGTCCTGGGCGAGAACGGGCGCGTGCTTGCTGGCCAGACACTTG ATATCAACATGGCCGGGGAACCTAAACCCAACAGACCTAAAGGGCTGAAGAGAGCAGCCTCCGCGTTGTACAG CGGCTACGACTTCGACTATGACTATTACAGAGACGACTTCTACGACAG GCTCTTCGAGTACCGGGGCCGAGTCTCTCCAGTGCCCAGGGTGGTTCCTGTGAAGCGGCCGCGGGTCACCATCCCCCTCGTCCGGCGCGTGAAGGCGACGCTCCCCGTCAAGCTCTTCGCCAGATCGGCTGCCATTGCCAACAGCTCGGCCAAGTTGAAGT TGAAGTGCAGTGAGCTGCAAACAATCAAAACTGAGCTGACACAGATCAAATCCAACATTGATGCTCTCCTGGGCCGACTGGAGCAGATCGCTGAAGAGCAGAAGATGTCTGCAG AGGTACGGAAGAAGGCGGATGGCAGCAAAAGTGAAATCTCGCAGGAAGACACGGCGTCAGAGGCAGAGGTCAACACGGAGGAGCCGCTGAACGGGGACGAGGGTGAGGAAGAGGGTCTCGCACGGGATGAGTGTGAAGATGAACTG